In the Paenibacillus pabuli genome, one interval contains:
- a CDS encoding carboxymuconolactone decarboxylase family protein yields MPRISYSSTGDTPFQQLLGHNEQILKNWTKLEQAFYQDGELDGDLKEQVRRTLAFGNGCKYCQAKGKAVLDQKDSKISLVVGFAELFVNHRSSINQATFDVLRQEFSETEIAELCSFVCFTTASQMFGAIMDLQPE; encoded by the coding sequence TTGCCAAGGATATCTTACTCCAGTACAGGTGACACCCCGTTTCAGCAATTGTTGGGTCACAATGAACAGATTCTAAAGAACTGGACCAAACTTGAACAGGCTTTCTATCAAGATGGTGAATTAGATGGTGATTTAAAAGAACAAGTTCGCCGCACGCTCGCATTCGGTAATGGATGTAAGTACTGTCAGGCTAAAGGAAAGGCCGTATTGGATCAAAAAGATTCGAAGATCAGCCTTGTGGTGGGTTTTGCCGAGCTGTTTGTGAACCATCGTTCCTCCATTAATCAGGCGACATTTGATGTGTTGAGACAAGAGTTTTCAGAGACGGAGATTGCCGAACTTTGTTCGTTCGTTTGCTTCACCACAGCATCCCAAATGTTCGGGGCAATCATGGATTTACAGCCTGAATAA
- a CDS encoding tyrosine-protein phosphatase, translating into MKNNILNPASLSHFDGLNNFRDFGGYATTDGKRVRKGILFRSDELSKLSKGDMARFDQLGLQLICDLRTETEQKSNKSRMLNKGTPIANLTLQDQSQAFTRLEFMKHLIFHGDGLDFEKTMKDMYRHMGTSAQSTLKELFGLLAKEGNLPVLIHCTGGKDRTGFLAAIIQLLLKVPYENVMKDYLYSNVRIGPRMKKAEKMIRLMSLYRVPSERIKPMLEVRRDYLEDVLQDILGRHENIEHYLEQECDIPESHIVRFKAFALENA; encoded by the coding sequence ATGAAGAACAATATTCTAAATCCCGCTTCCCTGTCTCACTTCGACGGATTGAATAATTTCAGGGATTTTGGAGGTTATGCCACAACGGATGGAAAAAGAGTAAGAAAGGGGATACTATTCCGTTCGGATGAATTGTCGAAACTTTCGAAAGGAGACATGGCAAGGTTCGACCAGCTTGGTCTCCAATTAATCTGTGATTTGAGGACGGAAACAGAGCAAAAGTCAAACAAAAGCCGTATGCTGAACAAGGGAACACCAATTGCAAATTTGACATTGCAGGATCAGAGTCAGGCGTTTACACGCCTTGAGTTTATGAAACATCTAATCTTTCATGGAGACGGGCTTGATTTCGAGAAAACGATGAAGGACATGTATCGTCATATGGGGACGAGCGCTCAGTCAACGCTCAAAGAGCTATTTGGGTTGCTTGCTAAAGAAGGAAATCTTCCAGTTCTTATTCACTGTACTGGGGGAAAGGACCGAACCGGATTTTTGGCTGCAATCATTCAGCTTCTTCTAAAGGTTCCGTACGAGAACGTAATGAAAGATTACTTGTATTCCAATGTACGAATCGGGCCCCGTATGAAAAAAGCAGAAAAAATGATTCGTCTGATGAGTTTATATCGCGTGCCTTCAGAAAGAATCAAGCCTATGCTGGAGGTGAGGCGTGATTATCTAGAGGATGTGCTTCAGGATATTCTCGGCAGACATGAGAACATAGAACATTATTTGGAACAGGAATGTGATATTCCCGAAAGCCACATCGTACGTTTCAAGGCGTTTGCGCTTGAGAATGCTTAA